A genomic window from Fibrobacterota bacterium includes:
- a CDS encoding fibrobacter succinogenes major paralogous domain-containing protein — MKLIRMIAIQVIASLIFAGCETKESSSIPTQPETIQTVDTTWNNSNAYQSFTDSRDGQSYKFIKIGMQTWMAQNLNYVVENSWCPAGTAANCSTYGRLYQWSSAMSLSKSYNSSLWSGVTPRTGICPSGWHVPSNTEWKRLRSFVDSATGGLRLKSKIFWSDNGNGTDQFGFRALPAGINSEPSVFSYFGQGAYFWSSTELNANEVWMLMLYSPRDDANISLINHKESGASIRCILD, encoded by the coding sequence ATGAAATTGATTAGAATGATCGCGATCCAAGTTATTGCTTCTCTGATATTCGCTGGCTGCGAAACAAAAGAATCTTCATCGATTCCAACTCAGCCCGAGACAATTCAAACAGTCGACACCACTTGGAATAATTCAAATGCATATCAATCCTTTACCGACTCAAGAGATGGGCAATCGTATAAATTTATCAAAATTGGTATGCAAACTTGGATGGCTCAAAACCTTAATTATGTTGTTGAAAACTCTTGGTGCCCAGCTGGTACTGCTGCCAATTGCAGTACTTATGGTCGCCTTTATCAATGGTCTTCCGCTATGTCCCTTTCAAAATCGTATAATTCCTCACTTTGGTCTGGAGTAACTCCTCGTACCGGTATATGCCCAAGCGGATGGCATGTACCGAGTAACACTGAATGGAAACGACTCCGCTCCTTTGTAGACTCCGCAACTGGTGGGTTGCGCTTGAAATCGAAAATATTTTGGAGCGACAATGGAAATGGTACAGACCAGTTCGGTTTTAGGGCGCTTCCAGCTGGAATAAATTCTGAACCAAGTGTGTTCTCATATTTTGGTCAGGGAGCATATTTTTGGTCATCGACCGAATTGAATGCAAACGAAGTATGGATGCTTATGTTGTATAGTCCGAGGGATGATGCAAATATTTCCCTTATCAATCACAAAGAATCAGGTGCAAGCATTCGATGCATCCTTGATTAG
- a CDS encoding IS256 family transposase yields MKKIHIAIRSAARDHVQTILHEALGSDFQAVAGGLFRAEIEGMLDHALQAELAAYLGRTTYERNGTGPWRNGRKSVSLPSPLGPLTVEKPVLRKGGFNSALLRLLRGGMSQAIEVICQRTWLRGMSTRAVASEMRELTGAKLSASDISEMTDKLLPAIDQWRQQPVPAVEILYLDALYVPVRRGGETSKQAVLVAIGVDANRMRHFMGWLVGDSESTESWSALLNDLKERGLGRVALAVSDAHKSIRAAVKNCLGIDHQLCVIHKMRAILSQVQRGDQKAFSEDFKAIFWADGRHSARIGLANLKTAWERKYPKLVAKAGDEFDDFTRFFDMPQAMWGLCRCSNTIERFIEEIRRRLDPARIAVADKSLDKIIHTVAIEQQKRWDRQKLPSTHISRLRKAA; encoded by the coding sequence ATGAAAAAGATACACATTGCCATCCGATCCGCAGCTCGTGACCACGTCCAGACCATCCTTCATGAGGCTCTTGGTAGCGACTTCCAGGCTGTTGCCGGTGGTCTGTTCCGTGCCGAAATTGAGGGAATGCTCGACCATGCCCTCCAGGCGGAGCTTGCCGCCTACTTGGGTCGGACCACCTACGAGCGCAACGGTACGGGCCCCTGGCGCAATGGCCGCAAGAGCGTGTCCCTTCCGAGCCCCCTGGGTCCGCTTACGGTCGAGAAGCCGGTCCTGCGCAAGGGTGGGTTCAATTCGGCGCTTCTCAGACTGCTGCGTGGTGGCATGAGCCAAGCCATTGAAGTCATCTGCCAGCGCACTTGGTTGCGCGGCATGTCGACTCGGGCGGTTGCCTCGGAGATGCGCGAATTGACCGGCGCGAAGCTTTCGGCTTCGGACATTTCGGAGATGACCGACAAGCTCCTTCCGGCCATCGACCAGTGGCGGCAACAGCCCGTCCCAGCGGTTGAAATCCTGTACCTGGACGCCTTGTACGTTCCGGTGCGACGCGGCGGCGAGACCAGCAAACAAGCTGTGTTGGTGGCCATTGGCGTCGATGCTAATCGGATGCGGCACTTCATGGGATGGCTGGTGGGCGACAGCGAGTCGACCGAAAGCTGGAGCGCTCTTCTGAACGATCTGAAGGAACGTGGACTGGGGCGCGTCGCCCTGGCTGTATCCGACGCTCACAAGTCCATCCGCGCTGCCGTCAAGAATTGTCTCGGGATCGATCACCAGCTGTGCGTGATCCACAAGATGAGAGCGATCCTGAGCCAGGTACAGAGGGGCGACCAAAAGGCGTTTTCCGAGGATTTCAAGGCCATCTTTTGGGCCGATGGACGTCACAGCGCCCGTATCGGTCTGGCCAACCTCAAGACCGCTTGGGAGCGGAAGTACCCCAAACTGGTGGCCAAGGCCGGGGACGAATTCGATGACTTCACTAGGTTCTTCGACATGCCACAAGCCATGTGGGGGCTGTGCAGGTGCTCCAATACCATCGAGAGATTCATTGAGGAAATCAGGCGAAGACTCGACCCGGCCCGCATCGCTGTGGCCGACAAGAGCCTCGACAAGATCATCCACACCGTGGCCATCGAACAGCAGAAACGATGGGATCGCCAGAAGCTCCCCTCCACCCATATCAGCCGACTTCGGAAAGCCGCATGA
- a CDS encoding MFS transporter — MDDTTKPAEPQAWKRTLVFFLSSQTLSLVGTSLVQYAILWHITLTARSGVVQTIAILAGFLPNFLLSPFAGVWADRYDRRRLMMLADGGIALVTLGLALAFQAGHRDLWLFFAASALRSLGTAVQTPAVAAFLPQFVPADQLTRVNGIHQSIQAATMLLSPVAAAFLLTAFPLQTIFYIDVATAALAITVLGLAVRVPAHSRALAPTGTSYFHDLREGVRYVRSHSYVLRFFAYCTIFFVMAAPAAFLTPLQVARSFGPEVWRLSAIEVAFILGMTIGGLGIAAWGGFQNRVWTMVLATALFGVTTVGMGLVPWFWAYLVVMGFCGLGIALFNTPSTVMLQEQVEPEFLGRVFGVMGMLGSSMMPMGMLLFGPLADVVRIEWLLVATGVVLGLEAVAMGLDRTLVAHGVPRPKETDSVNPDAPEPTPNAS; from the coding sequence ATGGACGACACGACCAAACCAGCCGAACCTCAGGCCTGGAAGCGCACGCTGGTGTTCTTCCTGTCGAGCCAGACTCTCAGCCTGGTGGGCACCTCCCTGGTGCAATACGCCATCCTTTGGCACATCACGCTCACCGCGCGCTCGGGCGTGGTCCAGACCATCGCGATCCTGGCGGGTTTTTTGCCCAACTTCCTGCTCTCGCCGTTCGCCGGCGTCTGGGCCGACCGCTACGACCGGCGCCGCCTGATGATGCTCGCCGATGGCGGCATCGCGCTGGTCACTCTGGGGCTCGCGTTGGCGTTCCAGGCGGGCCACCGGGACCTTTGGTTGTTCTTTGCGGCCTCGGCGCTGCGATCGCTGGGCACCGCCGTCCAGACCCCGGCCGTGGCGGCGTTCCTGCCGCAATTCGTCCCTGCCGACCAGCTGACCCGGGTCAACGGGATCCACCAATCCATCCAGGCAGCCACCATGTTGCTGTCGCCAGTGGCGGCTGCCTTCCTGCTCACGGCCTTCCCCTTGCAGACCATCTTCTACATCGATGTCGCCACCGCCGCGTTGGCCATCACTGTGCTGGGATTGGCGGTGCGGGTACCGGCCCATTCGCGGGCCCTGGCCCCGACCGGGACCAGTTATTTCCACGACCTGCGGGAAGGCGTCCGGTACGTGCGAAGCCACAGCTACGTGCTGCGGTTCTTCGCCTACTGCACCATCTTCTTCGTCATGGCCGCACCGGCCGCGTTCCTGACGCCGCTGCAGGTGGCCCGCAGCTTCGGGCCCGAAGTCTGGAGGCTCAGCGCGATCGAGGTGGCGTTCATCCTGGGCATGACGATCGGCGGGCTCGGCATCGCCGCGTGGGGTGGGTTCCAGAATCGCGTCTGGACCATGGTGCTGGCGACCGCCTTGTTCGGGGTCACCACCGTGGGCATGGGTCTGGTGCCGTGGTTCTGGGCCTATCTGGTCGTCATGGGGTTCTGCGGATTGGGCATCGCCCTGTTCAACACGCCCTCCACCGTCATGCTGCAGGAACAGGTGGAACCCGAATTCCTGGGCCGCGTCTTCGGGGTGATGGGCATGCTGGGCAGTTCCATGATGCCCATGGGCATGCTGTTGTTCGGGCCGTTGGCCGACGTCGTGCGGATCGAGTGGCTCCTGGTCGCCACCGGTGTGGTGCTGGGCCTGGAAGCCGTCGCGATGGGCCTGGACCGGACCTTGGTGGCCCACGGCGTGCCAAGACCCAAGGAGACGGATTCCGTCAATCCCGACGCGCCGGAACCGACCCCGAACGCATCGTAG
- a CDS encoding IS21 family transposase codes for MRHVREALRLLYKEGLSQRKIASVLGVGRSTLQEFVVRFQASGMPLEQALSLSDQDLSGHLFGAAPLARTHAREPDIEHLLKELKRPGVTIQLLWEEYRKIHPDGLGRTQFGARIRDHRGVTDLVMRQDHKPGERVMVDYSGDRLSIVDLLTGEVIFQELFVMVWAASGLVFAQAHASQKVVDWSMGHVHAFEYFGCAPWVVTPDCLKSAVTKAHRYDPILNRTYVEVCAHYGAVAIPARPHSPRDKGKVENAVRLMQQRIVAVLRDQIFHDLSTLNAAVRIEVDRINASPMQGYDKKCRRELFEEIDRPAARPLPQEAWEYQEWMRRKAGPDYCVEVERHWYSVPHGLAGKPVDVRLTAAAVEIYLDRERVAVHIRARHRFGHTIQASHMPEAHRKVLDQDLGRLAWRAKHIGPNMQALVQARIDSLPHPVQAVRPCLGLLRRAESFGNHAAVERAAAFALCRQMLHCDDFDRILKSRAAEAVPDRILTDSVPTPRSFAGPGRFCLRCCALQGRFVNRPYDNGSPLLPLAPVQVPRRIVNAQRSLDHAPTIRTSDISQR; via the coding sequence ATGAGACATGTTAGAGAGGCCTTGCGCCTGTTGTACAAAGAAGGCCTGAGCCAGCGGAAGATTGCCAGCGTCCTTGGTGTGGGCCGTTCCACTTTGCAAGAATTCGTGGTTCGTTTCCAAGCCAGCGGCATGCCCTTGGAGCAGGCTCTTTCACTCTCCGACCAGGACTTGTCCGGCCACCTTTTCGGCGCGGCGCCCTTGGCTCGGACGCATGCCCGGGAGCCGGATATCGAGCACCTTCTGAAGGAGCTCAAACGTCCCGGCGTGACGATCCAATTGCTGTGGGAGGAGTACCGCAAGATTCATCCCGATGGCTTGGGACGCACCCAGTTCGGGGCGCGGATCAGGGATCATCGCGGCGTGACGGATCTTGTCATGCGACAGGATCACAAGCCTGGTGAGAGAGTGATGGTGGATTACAGTGGAGATCGGCTGAGCATTGTGGATCTCCTCACTGGCGAGGTGATCTTCCAGGAGCTTTTCGTGATGGTGTGGGCAGCCAGCGGCCTAGTCTTCGCTCAAGCTCACGCCAGCCAGAAGGTGGTGGACTGGAGCATGGGACATGTACATGCCTTCGAGTACTTCGGATGCGCTCCTTGGGTGGTGACTCCCGACTGCCTCAAGAGCGCCGTCACCAAGGCGCACCGCTACGATCCGATCCTCAATCGCACCTATGTGGAAGTGTGCGCACACTACGGCGCGGTGGCGATTCCGGCGCGTCCACATTCACCTCGGGACAAGGGTAAAGTGGAAAATGCCGTGCGGCTGATGCAGCAGCGCATCGTGGCGGTACTGCGCGATCAGATCTTCCATGATCTGTCCACTCTCAATGCTGCCGTGCGTATCGAAGTGGATCGAATCAACGCATCTCCGATGCAGGGATATGACAAAAAATGTCGGCGTGAACTGTTCGAGGAGATCGACCGCCCTGCTGCCCGCCCGCTGCCGCAGGAGGCTTGGGAATATCAGGAGTGGATGCGTCGCAAGGCCGGTCCGGACTACTGCGTGGAGGTGGAGAGGCACTGGTACAGCGTACCGCATGGATTGGCCGGAAAGCCTGTGGATGTGCGGCTTACAGCCGCTGCGGTGGAGATCTATCTGGACCGGGAACGAGTGGCTGTTCACATCCGCGCCCGCCATCGTTTCGGGCACACGATTCAGGCAAGCCACATGCCGGAAGCACATCGCAAGGTGCTGGATCAGGACTTGGGAAGGCTTGCATGGCGTGCCAAGCACATTGGTCCCAACATGCAGGCTCTTGTGCAAGCGCGCATCGACTCCTTGCCTCACCCGGTGCAAGCGGTGCGTCCTTGCCTTGGTCTTCTTCGCCGTGCGGAGAGCTTTGGAAACCACGCCGCCGTGGAACGGGCCGCCGCCTTTGCGCTGTGCCGCCAGATGCTTCATTGCGACGACTTCGACCGCATCCTCAAGAGCCGGGCTGCCGAGGCGGTGCCTGATCGAATCCTGACGGATTCCGTCCCAACGCCTCGGTCCTTCGCAGGACCGGGGCGTTTTTGTCTTCGCTGTTGCGCCTTGCAGGGGCGATTCGTGAATCGCCCCTACGACAATGGATCGCCCCTACTCCCGCTCGCACCTGTTCAGGTGCCCCGCCGAATCGTGAACGCGCAGCGGTCGCTCGATCACGCTCCCACGATCAGAACATCGGACATTTCCCAGCGTTAA
- a CDS encoding IS256 family transposase, with product MSEISDDQLDQLVAGLQSPGQVDALYSRLLQRVINRGMEAEMDAHLGYAAHEKSPGLRRKNTRNGKTTKTIKGTFGEVEISTPRDREGSFEPILVPKRQVRMDGLDEKILALYSRGMTTRDIASAMQDLYGVDVSHSLISGVTEAILDEVKAWQNRPLEAIYPIVWLDGIVVKVRNGKHVENHSAHVVLAVDLQGRKEVLGIWMAQNEGSKFWHSVLTELRNRGVQDIYIACMDGLKGLPEAVCKNRLDPAGRRRFDPATLRRHDPATPPRCFSLNRYGLISMLLQSA from the coding sequence ATGAGTGAAATCAGCGACGATCAACTGGACCAGCTTGTAGCCGGTCTCCAGAGCCCCGGGCAGGTAGATGCCCTTTACAGCCGCCTTCTTCAGCGGGTGATCAACCGTGGCATGGAGGCTGAGATGGATGCCCATCTTGGCTACGCTGCGCACGAGAAGTCTCCAGGTTTGCGTCGTAAGAATACGCGCAACGGGAAGACGACCAAGACGATCAAAGGGACCTTTGGCGAGGTGGAAATCAGTACGCCACGTGACCGTGAGGGGAGCTTCGAGCCGATTCTTGTGCCCAAGCGACAGGTTCGCATGGATGGGCTGGATGAGAAGATCCTTGCCCTTTACTCCCGTGGGATGACGACTCGTGACATCGCGTCGGCGATGCAGGATCTGTACGGCGTGGACGTGTCTCACAGCTTGATATCCGGGGTGACCGAGGCGATCCTTGACGAGGTGAAAGCTTGGCAGAATCGGCCTTTGGAGGCGATCTATCCGATTGTCTGGCTGGATGGCATCGTGGTCAAAGTTCGCAACGGCAAGCATGTCGAAAACCATTCGGCCCACGTGGTCTTGGCTGTCGATCTCCAAGGCCGCAAAGAGGTCCTGGGCATTTGGATGGCCCAGAACGAGGGCTCCAAGTTCTGGCATTCCGTGTTGACGGAGCTGCGAAATCGCGGCGTACAGGACATCTACATCGCCTGCATGGATGGCTTGAAAGGGCTGCCGGAGGCCGTCTGCAAAAATCGGCTGGATCCGGCCGGTCGTCGTCGGTTCGATCCGGCCACCCTCCGTCGGCACGATCCGGCCACCCCGCCTCGGTGTTTTTCACTGAATCGGTACGGCTTGATTTCGATGCTCCTTCAGAGTGCCTGA